DNA from Bacteroidales bacterium:
CCGTAAAGATAAAAAAAAGACCTTTATAACAATGTTTTTATTTGTTCCAAAACCATTTCCCCATTCTCTTTTCCTTTCCGCGCGCACCCCTGGTTACGGCAGATGCCGGAGTGCACAGTCTGTGGATAGGCTAAGGTATGGTTCCCAAAGAATGGTTGGTAACCCTTCTTTCTGAAGAAAAAGCAGATACCGGACATCGGGCATGGCATTTTACTTTGGAAATTGGGGGTTACTTATGTCGGGCAAGCCTTTTTTCCGCAGAAACAAAAGGTTCCGGACGTTGGATAAGGCACTTTTCTGCAGGAATATGGGGTTTCTGACGTCGGGTAAGCCATCTGTCCGCAGAAATATAAGATTCCGAACATCGGGTAACTCATTTTTCTACAGAAATATGCGATGCCCTCCGTCGGGTAAGCCTTCTTACTGCAGAAATATGCGATGCCCTGCATCAGGGAAGCTGTTTTTCTGCAGAAATATAGGATTTTTAACATAAGGTAACCTTTCTGTCTGCAGAAATTTGAGATTTTTAACGTAAGGCAGGCAGGATTTCCATGGAAATGTATGATAATTAGTGACTATAACCACATACCTGATGATCCAAAATACTAAACTCTAATATTCTAAATTCTAAACAATATCAAATGAACAAAACAAATAAATTTTAAAACGACAAAGCGTTTGGTCTAAAAAGCCATCTTTTGAGGTAAAAGGCACTTAGAGACTGTTGTAGATTGTTATTTGTCAGTAAAATAATTTCTATGCTTATAGCTAATAAAGCTGCTTAGTGCCTTCTTAGAAATCTTTTGATCTCCGGCAACTGCCGAATTTAACATTGGAATTTGTTTAGAATTTAGAGTTTAGAATTTAGAATTTAGAATTTAGTGTTTAGTGTTTAGTGTTTTGTATTCTATCCAGGTAATCAGATGCAGTCTGAAGCAGATGTTTCTGCTTCTCTTCAGGCATCTTATCAAAACTCCTCACCAGCATGCCAAGCCGTGGGTTTTGGGTGAAGAAATCCCGATGAATGTGCATGAAGCGCCAGAAAAGTGCGTTCCATGTATCTTGCCAGGGTCCTTTCGGATAATTGCTCATTTTCATCAGGTAGTTGCTTCCGCTGATATAGGGTTTGGTTGCCATCATCCCGCCGTCGGCAAACTGGCTCATGCCATAAACATTGGGCACCATCACCCAGTCGTAGGCATCGATGAACAGTTCCATAAACCAGCGGTACACCTCATCCGGATCAAATTCGCAAAGCAGCATGAAATTGCCAAGCACCATCAGCCGCTCGATGTGGTGACAATAGCCGGTGCTCAGGACTTTTTTGATGGTTACATCTACGGGATCTATACCCGTTGTTCCATCATAAAAGGATGGGGGTATTTTGCGGCTGAACTGCCAGAAATTCCTGGTGCGTTCCTGACTTCCCCTGAATTCATACATCCCCCGGATAAATTCCCGCCAGCCTATGATCTGGCGGATGAACCCTTCCAGTGAATTGAGGGGGATATCATTATCCCCGGCAAACCTGAGGGTGGTGTCCATAACCTCGCCGGGTGTGATCAGGCCTGCATTCAGAAGCGGGGACAATACACTGTGATGAAGGATGCTTTCCTCAGCAACAATGGCGTCTTCATAGGGCCCGAATGCTGCAAAACGGTTTTCCAGAAATTGCTGCAACGATTCTCTGGCTGTATTGAAATTGGCAGGATAGATTGGCGAGGGGTGAAGCGACCCGGGA
Protein-coding regions in this window:
- a CDS encoding cryptochrome/photolyase family protein, whose translation is MNKANLIFPHQLFENSPLIDNGHPLYLVEESLFFNQYAFHRQKLAFHRASMKFYQDYLDSKGIEVIYIEAHEKLSDVRSLISKLAERNIKVVHYIDPTDNWLEKRIENTAGKENIDLEKHPSPMFLNTKEALREFFKPHKKKFSHNDFYIRQRKKHNILIDDQKRPVGGKWSFDADNRKKYPRNKQAPVIEYPQADGYFQEALEYVNKHFPDNPGSLHPSPIYPANFNTARESLQQFLENRFAAFGPYEDAIVAEESILHHSVLSPLLNAGLITPGEVMDTTLRFAGDNDIPLNSLEGFIRQIIGWREFIRGMYEFRGSQERTRNFWQFSRKIPPSFYDGTTGIDPVDVTIKKVLSTGYCHHIERLMVLGNFMLLCEFDPDEVYRWFMELFIDAYDWVMVPNVYGMSQFADGGMMATKPYISGSNYLMKMSNYPKGPWQDTWNALFWRFMHIHRDFFTQNPRLGMLVRSFDKMPEEKQKHLLQTASDYLDRIQNTKH